The segment AAATCTTACACTAGAGGATATTGCTGCAGCATGTAATATCAGTAAAAGTGAAGTTTGCCGCTTCTTCAAAAGGATGATGCGGCAGACTTGTTTTGAATATCTTCTCCGCTATCGCATTCAGAAAAGTATTCCGTTATTATTGGGTAATGTACAAAATATCACGGAAATTTCCGAAGCGGTTGGTTTCTCCAACTCCAGTTACTACGCAGAAATCTTCCGGCGCTATATGCTGTGTTCACCAACGGAGTATAGGAAAAAGTCGATGTATCAGTAGCATTGGAGACTATTTCAAATAAAACAATGTTCCGGGAACAAAAGAACCGCTCTAATGGGTTCCGTGAATTAGCTCCCCAAAATGCAAGAAAAAGGGAATGGAAAAATATCCAGCGGAATTGAAAGAGCAAGCCGTACTAATGCGGCTAAAGGATGGATTAACAATCAGAAAGATAAATAAGCAACTTGGAACTACGGATGAGCAACGCTTAAAAAAATCCTGCCGGTTTATCCCCCGCATCATAACATAATATATTCCACTAGCACTCTTTTCTCTCACGCATCTTACCATATTCTTCTCTTTGTTTTTTACTTTACTCTATTTTATCATTTCTTCCCATTAGGAAACAAAAAGTACGTTCCTTTTCTTTTGATCGTGCACAAAGCGATTACGATAACAACTAGCCTTCATCAGTCCACTAATAGTAAGTAGTTTCAATCCATGTACTCAAACGAATTGATGCTTTCGTTAATCAATCTTTGGTATTGTTTCATTTCTGGAAGAAAACCTCCATAACAAATCTCATATCTGAAGGAATTATTAAAAACAACAAAAACAATGTCTACAGATTCGTGTAAGTGCAAAGAAGGTGGATTGATTGTGGTGATCTTGATTGCTTTTTGGTTTTTGAAATTTTCAATAGAATAACATTTTAACTTGATATTAGGCGATGAACTGCGAGCATCATTGAACGTTTCTTCTACAACCTCTTTAACTTCTTCTTTAGAAAGCTCTTCCACCCTTTTCCTGTTAGATTTGCTTGATTGAATACTTACTGAGGCATTTGAATCCGGGGAAATAAACGCGACTACTATAGCATCCATTCTCGATTTATAATAACCTAACGGACTCCAGTCTTCAGGATATGTAATTTGGTATTTATCGTCTTTATTCTCAAAAAGTTTGCCTTCAATGGCAAAGGCTGTAGAAGTGGCAAATAAAAGCAATATTAACAAAAATAAAATCCTTTTCCGCATATTGCCTCCTTTGGTGAGATTATTGCACATCTTCAAAATAGGATCTCAAAGGATTTGATTATATCATCATATAATTGGCGATTTTTAGCCTGCTTGTTATAATAATGGTAGTTTTTACTCTAACTTAACCAAAATTACAATCTTAAATTATCTTTTACAAACATTAACTCACTGATTCCCCAGTACCATTTCATATATCCCTGCTTGCTGGCACATTTCCCGCCAAGCTACAATTGTTATCTTCTTTTCAAATAAATCATTTATCGCTTTAAATGGTTCAAATTCATTATCTTGATTGGTTAGTTTAACTGCTTCCCCTGGCATTGCGCTAATGCACCACCC is part of the Propionispora vibrioides genome and harbors:
- a CDS encoding PsbP-related protein, which codes for MRKRILFLLILLLFATSTAFAIEGKLFENKDDKYQITYPEDWSPLGYYKSRMDAIVVAFISPDSNASVSIQSSKSNRKRVEELSKEEVKEVVEETFNDARSSSPNIKLKCYSIENFKNQKAIKITTINPPSLHLHESVDIVFVVFNNSFRYEICYGGFLPEMKQYQRLINESINSFEYMD